In Gopherus flavomarginatus isolate rGopFla2 chromosome 1, rGopFla2.mat.asm, whole genome shotgun sequence, a single genomic region encodes these proteins:
- the LOC127042862 gene encoding zinc finger and SCAN domain-containing protein 29-like, whose product MPPRNKRAPAWTNAELQDLISVWGDEAVQTQLRSRRRNYDTYGQISQSMLRRGHERDALQCRVKIKEMRSAYCKAREGNRRSGAAPTTCKFYKELDAILGCDPTVNPRSTMESSEQGEVGDGVEDEYSDATGVEGDTPESQDTGSQELFSSPEETSQSQQLEADVDEEAEDRARDNSSNAAVSPASRRLQNLRRNPRKSKEELIKTVLNHYNRESRKTEEWRKSVQEWRLTESRRQELSAKRIARQMMRLLSRQTKSFESLVAMQANIYRDNPQASKSNVPCPPVYPQNSFMQHPVPYYHQLPPTPITSPSNQDMFNSYPVHSTPIILQQSNGELHQTVTIE is encoded by the exons atgcctccacgcaacaaacgagccccagcatggaccaatgcagagctgcaggatctaattagtgtgtggggagatgaggctgttcaaacacagctgcgctccagaaggagaaactatgatacctatggtcagatatcgcagtccatgctgagaaggggccacgaacgggacgccttgcaatgcagagtaaaaattaaggagatgaggagtgcatactgcaaagcccgtgagggaaaccgacgctcaggagcagcccccacaacctgcaagttttacaaggagctggatgccatacttgggtgtgaccccaccgtgaatcctaggagcacgatggagagttcagagcagggagaagtgggggatggtgtagaggatgaatacagtgatgctaCTGGCGTTGAGGGGGACACCCCAGAgtctcaggacacaggcagccaggagctcttctccagccctgaggagactagccagtcacagcagctggaagcggacgttgatgaggaagctgaggatcgtgctcgtg aCAACTCGAGTAATGCGGCTgtgtcaccggcctcacgtagattgcagaatttgaggcgcaatcctaggaaatcaaaagaggagctgatcaagaccgttctgaaccactacaacagggaaagtaggaagactgaggagtggagaaaaagtgtacaggaatggaggctgactgaaagcaggagacaggaattgtctgccaaaagaatagccaggcagatgatgagactcctgtctcgccaaaccaagtcttttgagtctcttgtagccatgcaggcaaatatataccgtgataacccacaggcttccaaaagcaatgttccttgtccccctgtgtatcctcaaaatagctttatgcagcacccagttccttattatcatcagctgcccccaacacctataacatcacctagtaaccaagatatgtttaattcttacccagtgcactccacccccatcattctgcagcaaagtaatggtgagttgcatcagacggttacaattgagtaa